One bacterium genomic window carries:
- a CDS encoding winged helix-turn-helix transcriptional regulator, which produces MRVSYVLTEAGKSLQPVIQSLGEWADRWDQALIMSRLQL; this is translated from the coding sequence GTGCGCGTAAGTTACGTACTCACAGAAGCGGGGAAGAGCTTGCAACCTGTTATACAATCCCTAGGGGAGTGGGCAGATCGCTGGGATCAGGCTCTGATAATGTCACGACTACAGTTATGA